In the Leucoraja erinacea ecotype New England chromosome 32, Leri_hhj_1, whole genome shotgun sequence genome, one interval contains:
- the LOC129712376 gene encoding myelin protein zero-like protein 2 isoform X1, giving the protein MWPHILSWTVLAAAILAGIGNVAGVHVYTGGNVEARNGTEYRLKCTFTSTHPVGKKTSVTWSFRPENGGTEEVVMYYQEQPYASAGGRFKGRVVWSGNIWKKDVSITIMDLRFTDNGTFMCSVLNPPDVDLIVGEVRLAVVEKVTYSEMLILGIVIGGATGLVVLIVICMVTVQLCRRRREDLSVEEVEVEAHLRRDERRYESKDGMEMGKFNGEVLSLTEEAESARVS; this is encoded by the exons ATGTGGCCCCATATCTTGTCGTGGACTGTGTTAGCGGCGGCGATACTCGCAG GTATTGGCAATGTTGCTGGGGTCCACGTCTACACAGGAGGCAATGTTGAGGCTCGGAACGGCACAGAGTACCGGCTCAAGTGCACCTTCACATCCACCCATCCTGTCGGGAAAAAGACCTCAGTCACTTGGTCCTTCCGACCCGAAAACGGTGGCACTGAGGAAGTT GTCATGTATTATCAAGAGCAACCATATGCATCTGCAGGGGGACGGTTTAAGGGACGGGTGGTGTGGTCTGGGAACATTTGGAAAAAAGATGTATCGATTACCATCATGGACCTACGCTTCACGGACAATGGGACGTTCATGTGCTCCGTGCTCAATCCCCCTGACGTGGACCTGATCGTTGGTGAAGTCCGACTTGCTGTTGTGGAAAAAG TCACCTACTCAGAGATGTTGATCTTGGGCATTGTGATCGGAGGAGCAACGGGGCTGGTGGTCCTGATCGTCATCTGTATGGTCACGGTCCAGCTttgcaggaggaggagggaggacttgagtgtggaggaggtggaggtggaggcgcaTCTACGGAGGGACGAACGAAGATACGAGAGCAAAGATGG TATGGAAATGGGGAAGTTCAATGGTGAGGTGCTGAGTCTGACTGAAGAGGCCGAGTCAGCAAGGGTTTCCTGA
- the LOC129712376 gene encoding myelin protein zero-like protein 2 isoform X2 codes for MWPHILSWTVLAAAILAGIGNVAGVHVYTGGNVEARNGTEYRLKCTFTSTHPVGKKTSVTWSFRPENGGTEEVVMYYQEQPYASAGGRFKGRVVWSGNIWKKDVSITIMDLRFTDNGTFMCSVLNPPDVDLIVGEVRLAVVEKVTYSEMLILGIVIGGATGLVVLIVICMVTVQLCRRRREDLSVEEVEVEAHLRRDERRYESKDGSVAEQSLILTREEARF; via the exons ATGTGGCCCCATATCTTGTCGTGGACTGTGTTAGCGGCGGCGATACTCGCAG GTATTGGCAATGTTGCTGGGGTCCACGTCTACACAGGAGGCAATGTTGAGGCTCGGAACGGCACAGAGTACCGGCTCAAGTGCACCTTCACATCCACCCATCCTGTCGGGAAAAAGACCTCAGTCACTTGGTCCTTCCGACCCGAAAACGGTGGCACTGAGGAAGTT GTCATGTATTATCAAGAGCAACCATATGCATCTGCAGGGGGACGGTTTAAGGGACGGGTGGTGTGGTCTGGGAACATTTGGAAAAAAGATGTATCGATTACCATCATGGACCTACGCTTCACGGACAATGGGACGTTCATGTGCTCCGTGCTCAATCCCCCTGACGTGGACCTGATCGTTGGTGAAGTCCGACTTGCTGTTGTGGAAAAAG TCACCTACTCAGAGATGTTGATCTTGGGCATTGTGATCGGAGGAGCAACGGGGCTGGTGGTCCTGATCGTCATCTGTATGGTCACGGTCCAGCTttgcaggaggaggagggaggacttgagtgtggaggaggtggaggtggaggcgcaTCTACGGAGGGACGAACGAAGATACGAGAGCAAAGATGG GTCTGTCGCAGAACAAAGTTTAATTTTAACAAGAGAAGAAGCAAGATTTTAA
- the LOC129712377 gene encoding myelin protein zero-like protein 3, giving the protein MSPRQGNLEPGRSPHRFPALWLFPLLLLPGSATIEVSLKPTVQGFIGEDIQLSCKFRSSSPITQRLTVDWSFRPAKSGSKHGILYYHSAVFPAAQGPLKDRVLWNGNVMNGNASIVVKNLTLVDNGTFSCVVQNPPDLSSFVPTTVLTVIKREIPFRLSVVVVLMLLVVVPTLLVVTLLLVRTAKRFDICGSNGSKSPIEVLEGDGDASVDDLRSGCCRRCVACLQDSDEEDEDFHHFYPTSESVT; this is encoded by the exons ATGAGCCCGAGACAGGGGAATCTGGAGCCCGGTCGGAGCCCGCACCGATTCCCGGCCCTGTGGCTCTTCCCGCTGCTGTTACTTCCCG GTTCTGCTACTATTGAAGTTTCTTTGAAACCAACTGTTCAAGGTTTCATTGGAGAAGATATACAACTGAGTTGTAAGTTCAGATCCTCCTCTCCCATCACACAGCGTCTGACAGTGGACTGGTCTTTCCGGCCAGCAAAAAGCGGATCAAAACATGGT atcctgtaCTACCACTCCGCGGTGTTCCCTGCCGCACAAGGCCCATTGAAGGATCGAGTCCTGTGGAACGGGAATGTTATGAACGGCAATGCTTCCATCGTCGTGAAGAATCTGACACTGGTCGACAATGGGACGTTCAGTTGTGTGGTCCAGAACCCGCCGGATCTCAGCAGTTTTGTGCCGACTACTGTACTCACCGTCATCAAGAGAG AGATCCCGTTCCGACTGAGTGTGGTGGTGGTGCTGATGCTGTTGGTGGTCGTCCCCACTCTGCTGGTGGTCACCCTGCTCCTGGTGCGGACCGCCAAGAGATTTGATATCTGCGGATCTAACGGCAGCAAGTCACCGATTGAGGTGTTGGAAGG AGACGGTGATGCCTCTGTTGATGATTTGAGGAGCGGTTGTTGCAGGCGATGCGTTGCGTGTTTGCAG GATTCCGACGAGGAAGATGAGGATTTCCATCATTTTTACCCCACGTCAGAGTCGGTTACATAG